The following are from one region of the Paenalkalicoccus suaedae genome:
- a CDS encoding Cof-type HAD-IIB family hydrolase has protein sequence MTNIKLIATDMDGTLLNKKRQISARTIEAIREAQAQGIIVAACTGRDFFEAEAPIREANLTMPIIGVNGADVRLEDGTMVERKIIAPELFKKIRDVLEAHDVYYEVYTSKGAFTKDVERGIDIIVDVLMSIEEVPSEEYARAYAKERFHQGGVKLVDNYETLIETDPLLKLLAFSKDDGARLAVREKLSQYDLELSASAKDNIEITHKSASKGIGLTTLAHYVGVDMEETMAIGDNENDISMLRAAKVGVAMANADASIQAHANWVTKTNHEDGVAFAIEQVLAGNALNV, from the coding sequence ATGACAAACATAAAATTAATTGCAACAGACATGGATGGAACACTATTAAACAAAAAAAGACAGATATCTGCTCGTACAATTGAGGCGATTAGAGAAGCACAGGCGCAGGGAATTATCGTTGCTGCTTGCACAGGACGAGACTTTTTTGAAGCGGAGGCGCCGATTCGGGAAGCTAATTTAACGATGCCGATAATCGGTGTTAACGGTGCAGATGTGAGATTAGAGGACGGTACAATGGTAGAGCGTAAAATTATTGCGCCTGAGCTATTCAAGAAGATCCGCGACGTATTAGAGGCACATGATGTTTACTATGAGGTCTACACGTCTAAAGGTGCCTTTACGAAGGATGTTGAAAGAGGAATTGATATTATAGTGGATGTCCTCATGTCGATCGAGGAAGTCCCTTCCGAAGAGTATGCCAGAGCATATGCGAAGGAACGCTTTCATCAAGGTGGCGTGAAGCTTGTAGATAACTATGAGACGCTGATTGAAACAGATCCTTTACTAAAGCTTCTAGCATTTTCTAAAGATGATGGGGCTCGTTTGGCCGTTCGTGAAAAGTTAAGTCAATACGATTTAGAGCTTAGTGCATCTGCAAAGGATAATATCGAAATTACTCATAAGAGCGCATCGAAGGGAATTGGATTAACAACACTCGCACATTACGTTGGTGTTGATATGGAAGAGACGATGGCGATCGGAGATAATGAGAATGATATCTCTATGCTACGCGCTGCTAAAGTTGGCGTGGCAATGGCAAATGCTGATGCAAGTATTCAAGCTCATGCCAATTGGGTTACAAAAACAAATCATGAGGATGGCGTTGCGTTCGCAATTGAACAAGTTTTAGCCGGCAATGCGCTAAATGTTTAG
- a CDS encoding PTS sugar transporter subunit IIA → MLKKLFGLDKKEVEMPEADGKDIIMSPADGEVVPLSEVPDPTFAEKMMGDGVAIKPANGLIVSPVHGEIMQLFPTKHAVGIKTVNGLEILIHIGIETVNMQGEGFKAHVKEGDKVATGDKLIEFDMDLVNEKAESTITPIILTNGDIVASAEKHENQQATAGSTTIMTVSTK, encoded by the coding sequence ATGTTAAAAAAATTATTTGGTTTGGATAAGAAAGAAGTAGAAATGCCGGAAGCGGATGGTAAGGATATTATCATGAGCCCAGCTGATGGAGAGGTAGTTCCTTTATCGGAAGTACCAGACCCAACATTCGCTGAAAAAATGATGGGTGACGGAGTAGCCATCAAACCTGCAAATGGTTTAATCGTCTCTCCAGTTCATGGAGAAATCATGCAACTGTTCCCAACGAAGCACGCTGTTGGTATTAAGACAGTTAATGGATTAGAAATTCTCATCCACATCGGTATTGAAACAGTTAACATGCAAGGTGAGGGCTTTAAGGCTCACGTTAAAGAGGGTGACAAAGTCGCAACAGGCGATAAGCTAATCGAATTTGACATGGACTTAGTAAACGAGAAAGCGGAGAGCACAATCACACCAATTATTTTAACGAATGGTGACATTGTAGCTAGCGCAGAGAAGCATGAAAACCAGCAGGCAACTGCGGGTAGCACAACAATTATGACTGTATCAACAAAATAG